The following are encoded in a window of Telmatobacter sp. DSM 110680 genomic DNA:
- a CDS encoding aldo/keto reductase — protein sequence MQKRTLGKEKLEVSSLGFGCMGMSWSYGPPKDKQEMIALLHAAVDRGVTFFDTAEVYGPLVNEELVGEALAPSREKVVIATKFGWEANPQDGGKWNALNSRPEHIKQVAEASLQRLRVDAIDLFYQHRVDLNVPIEDVAGAVKDLIQEGKVKHFGLSEVGAQTIRRAHAVQPVAALQSEYSLFWREPEETVMPTLEELGIGFVPFSPLGKGFLTGKIDADTKFDSTDFRNSVPRFSEENRRANQALVDVITSFAKQKNATPAQIALAWLLAKKPWIVPIPGTTKLARLEENLGAANIELTPEDVRSLEEASSKIKLEGARYPKFHEQLVGR from the coding sequence ATGCAGAAGCGCACATTAGGAAAAGAGAAGCTCGAAGTGTCATCCCTCGGATTCGGTTGCATGGGAATGAGCTGGTCCTACGGGCCGCCGAAAGACAAGCAGGAGATGATTGCTCTGTTGCACGCGGCGGTTGATCGAGGAGTCACATTCTTCGACACCGCCGAAGTGTACGGACCGCTGGTTAACGAAGAACTAGTCGGAGAAGCACTCGCTCCATCTCGCGAAAAAGTGGTGATCGCCACCAAGTTTGGATGGGAGGCCAATCCGCAAGACGGTGGCAAATGGAACGCGCTGAATAGCCGTCCGGAACACATCAAGCAGGTTGCAGAAGCATCGCTCCAGCGACTTCGGGTCGACGCGATCGACCTCTTCTATCAACATCGTGTCGATCTGAATGTCCCTATCGAAGATGTTGCAGGAGCAGTCAAGGACCTGATTCAGGAAGGCAAGGTAAAGCACTTCGGCCTTTCTGAAGTTGGCGCGCAGACGATCCGTCGCGCCCATGCGGTACAGCCGGTTGCTGCATTGCAGAGCGAGTATTCGCTCTTCTGGCGCGAACCCGAAGAAACGGTGATGCCCACTCTGGAAGAATTGGGCATCGGCTTCGTCCCCTTCAGCCCTCTGGGCAAAGGCTTCCTCACCGGCAAGATCGATGCGGACACAAAATTCGACAGCACAGATTTCCGCAACAGCGTTCCAAGGTTCAGCGAGGAAAATCGCAGAGCCAACCAGGCATTGGTGGATGTAATCACTTCCTTCGCAAAGCAGAAAAATGCGACGCCTGCGCAAATCGCACTCGCATGGCTGCTCGCGAAGAAACCTTGGATCGTTCCCATCCCGGGCACAACAAAACTCGCGCGCCTCGAAGAAAACCTGGGAGCCGCGAACATTGAGCTGACCCCAGAGGATGTGCGCTCCCTCGAAGAAGCTTCCTCCAAGATCAAGCTCGAAGGAGCTCGTTACCCGAAATTCCATGAGCAGCTGGTGGGCCGATAA